Proteins encoded together in one Telopea speciosissima isolate NSW1024214 ecotype Mountain lineage chromosome 4, Tspe_v1, whole genome shotgun sequence window:
- the LOC122657861 gene encoding gibberellin 2-beta-dioxygenase 2-like, which produces MGGGGGHVPVVDLSRKRSQVSELIVKACQEYGFFKVVNHGVPNDIIARMEKEGLDFFRRPATEKEIAAGPAKPFGYGSKNIGFNGDVGEVEYLLLHTNPLSVSQASEAISNDPSNFSSVVNDYIDAVRELACEILDLMAEGLRVPDKSVLSRLIRDVDSDSLIRLNHYPSSSSARDIKEHRVRVGFGEHSDPQILTLLKSNEVGGLQISLEDGVWVPVPPDPSSFCVNVGDLLQVLTNGRFVSVRHRAMTSSSTRKSRMSMVYFGTPSLHAWISPLPETITAETPSLYRPFTWAEFKKAAYSLRLGDSRVDLFRTHNPHYDLPASLSPPQ; this is translated from the exons atgggtggtggtggaggacATGTTCCGGTGGTGGATCTCTCCCGGAAAAGGTCACAGGTGAGTGAGCTCATCGTTAAAGCTTGTCAAGAATATGGGTTCTTTAAGGTGGTGAATCATGGTGTGCCAAATGACATCATTGCTAGAATGGAGAAAGAAGGTCTTGACTTCTTCCGTAGACCAGCAACTGAGAAGGAGATAGCAGCTGGACCTGCTAAACCTTTTGGTTATGGAAGCAAGAACATTGGCTTTAATGGTGATGTGGGTGAAGTTGAGTATCTCCTTCTCCATACCAaccctctctctgtttctcaagCTTCTGAAGCTATTTCCAATGACCCCTCCAATTTCAG TTCTGTGGTGAATGATTACATAGATGCAGTTAGAGAACTTGCATGTGAGATATTGGATCTAATGGCAGAGGGGTTGAGGGTCCCAGACAAGTCAGTCTTAAGCAGGCTCATCAGAGACGTTGATAGTGACTCCCTTATCAGGCTCAATCACtatccatcatcatcatcagctaGGGATATCAAGGAACACCGTGTCCGGGTCGGGTTTGGTGAACACTCCGACCCACAGATACTTACGTTACTGAAATCCAATGAAGTTGGTGGCCTTCAAATCTCATTAGAAGATGGTGTATGGGTCCCTGTCCCACCTGACCCTTCTTCTTTCTGCGTCAACGTGGGCGATCTTTTGCAG GTGTTAACGAATGGGAGGTTCGTGAGTGTAAGGCACAGGGCCATGACGAGTAGCAGCACAAGGAAGTCAAGGATGTCAATGGTGTACTTTGGGACACCATCACTACACGCATGGATCTCTCCTCTTCCGGAGACAATCACAGCAGAGACGCCTAGCCTCTACAGACCCTTCACTTGGGCTGAGTTCAAGAAGGCTGCTTATTCACTACGCCTAGGAGACTCTCGTGTTGATCTCTTTAGGACCCATAACCCTCACTATGACTTGCCTGCATCTTTGTCTCCTCcacaataa